From Chryseobacterium sp. H1D6B, a single genomic window includes:
- the glmS gene encoding glutamine--fructose-6-phosphate transaminase (isomerizing), translating into MCGIVGYTGFQDAYDIVINGLRRLEYRGYDSAGIVLENTNNKFEVEKTKGKVDDLVKIASQLKGTAKIGMGHTRWATHGVPSDRNSHPHLSNDGKIAIIHNGIIENYDTIKKMLTTKGFSFKSETDTEVLVNLIQYFMDINSETDFPTAVRYALNEVYGAYAVTVMHEDYPGVLVVGRLGSPLAIGIGEKEYFIASDASPFVEFTKEAIYLEEGHMATISLENGVDIRTINDNSKIEPEIQKLKLSLEQIEKGGYEHFMLKEIFEQPKSVHDTMRGRLLVEEGIIKMAGIWDHLEKFKNANRIIIIACGTSWHAGLIGEYLIEEYARIPVEVEYASEFRYRNPIITDKDVVIAISQSGETADTMAALKLAKERGAFIYGICNVVDSSIARITDAGSYTHAGPEIGVASTKAFTAQLTILTLIAFKLGKHNGNLGNAEFMSLIAELDAMPKKIEEVLSATHELTQEIAKDFVQATNFLYLGRGYNYPAALEGALKLKEISYIHAEGYPAAEMKHGPIALIDENMPIVIIAPKKGHYDKIVSNVQEIKARKGKVIAVVNKGDQQVSAMADYVIEIPETSECFSPIIASVPLQLLAYYIAVYRGANVDQPRNLAKSVTVE; encoded by the coding sequence ATGTGTGGAATAGTAGGATATACAGGATTTCAAGACGCTTACGATATCGTAATCAATGGTCTTAGAAGATTAGAATATAGAGGTTATGATAGCGCAGGAATCGTTCTTGAAAACACAAATAATAAATTTGAAGTCGAAAAGACAAAAGGTAAAGTTGATGATCTTGTAAAAATCGCCAGCCAGCTTAAAGGGACTGCTAAAATAGGAATGGGACATACGCGTTGGGCTACCCATGGTGTTCCAAGTGATAGAAATTCTCACCCGCATTTATCTAATGATGGTAAAATAGCAATTATTCACAATGGTATTATTGAAAATTATGATACTATTAAAAAGATGCTTACGACAAAAGGTTTTTCTTTTAAGTCAGAAACAGATACTGAAGTATTAGTGAACCTTATTCAGTATTTTATGGATATCAATTCAGAAACTGATTTCCCTACAGCTGTAAGATATGCCCTTAATGAAGTATATGGCGCATATGCTGTTACTGTGATGCATGAGGACTATCCTGGAGTTTTAGTAGTAGGAAGATTAGGATCTCCTTTAGCTATTGGAATTGGAGAAAAAGAATATTTCATTGCTTCCGATGCATCTCCTTTTGTTGAATTTACAAAAGAAGCGATCTATTTAGAAGAAGGACATATGGCAACTATTTCATTGGAAAATGGAGTAGATATCAGAACGATTAATGATAACTCTAAAATAGAGCCTGAAATCCAAAAACTGAAATTAAGCCTGGAGCAGATCGAAAAAGGAGGATATGAACACTTTATGCTTAAAGAAATTTTTGAGCAGCCAAAATCTGTTCATGATACGATGAGAGGAAGACTTCTTGTAGAAGAAGGAATCATTAAGATGGCCGGAATCTGGGATCACTTAGAAAAGTTCAAAAATGCAAATAGAATTATAATTATTGCTTGCGGAACTTCTTGGCATGCCGGTCTTATCGGTGAGTATCTTATTGAAGAATATGCTAGGATTCCTGTAGAAGTAGAATATGCATCCGAATTTAGATATAGAAATCCTATTATTACAGATAAAGATGTTGTGATTGCTATCTCTCAATCTGGAGAAACTGCAGATACAATGGCCGCATTAAAATTAGCAAAAGAAAGAGGTGCATTTATATATGGTATATGTAATGTAGTAGATTCTTCTATTGCAAGAATAACAGACGCGGGTTCCTATACTCATGCTGGACCAGAAATCGGTGTGGCTTCTACAAAGGCTTTTACAGCTCAGCTTACAATTCTTACTTTAATTGCATTTAAATTAGGGAAGCATAACGGAAACTTAGGAAATGCTGAGTTTATGAGTCTGATTGCAGAATTAGATGCCATGCCTAAAAAGATAGAAGAAGTTCTAAGTGCTACTCATGAATTAACTCAAGAAATAGCAAAAGACTTTGTGCAGGCTACCAATTTCCTTTATTTAGGAAGAGGATATAATTATCCAGCAGCATTAGAGGGAGCATTGAAATTAAAAGAAATTTCCTATATCCATGCAGAAGGTTATCCAGCGGCAGAAATGAAGCACGGACCTATTGCTTTAATTGATGAAAATATGCCTATTGTTATCATTGCTCCTAAAAAAGGACATTATGATAAAATAGTAAGCAACGTTCAGGAGATTAAGGCTAGAAAAGGAAAAGTTATTGCAGTTGTAAATAAAGGAGATCAGCAGGTAAGTGCAATGGCAGATTATGTTATTGAGATTCCTGAGACTTCAGAATGCTTCTCTCCGATCATTGCATCCGTTCCTTTACAGTTATTAGCTTATTATATAGCTGTATATAGAGGAGCCAACGTAGATCAGCCGAGAAACCTTGCAAAGTCAGTTACCGTAGAATAA
- the gldK gene encoding gliding motility lipoprotein GldK: MKRIFLLLLSASVASVSCSGGSSSVGKPGTKGELIPREKTKSFVAERPYGMVAIPAGSFIAGLADQDLTNTPEKATLKTVTVSSFFMDEAETTNAEYRVFINYVRDSIARTLLAEAAGEGGEGGGKGASIGDYAYLAKKEENLTPYQEYLEGQGGREGGYDATKRLDWKIPLHWNTTKYPDVEYAEVLESMYLPASSRIGSERILDVSKMKYNYQWGDMDAAIADNERGVNYLKSASIAIYPDTTVWVKDFHFAYNEPLFEQYFWHKAYKDYPVVGVTWDQARAYCNFRSKLKTDYNESLKRKKQRPLTFRLPTEFEWEYAARGGMQNATYPWGGPYLMDDRGCYLANFKPKRGNYMEDDKKGTYTYTAPVKKFKKNGFGLFDMAGNVSEWTASSYNNSSYGFSSTLNPSTKDKSDTKKSVRGGSWKDVGYMLMTGARDWERKDSARSYIGFRTVQDIPEAAVKPRRVNR; this comes from the coding sequence ATGAAAAGGATATTTCTTTTATTATTGTCTGCGTCAGTAGCATCGGTATCTTGTTCAGGTGGCAGCTCCTCTGTGGGGAAGCCAGGAACGAAAGGAGAATTGATACCAAGAGAAAAAACTAAATCATTTGTTGCGGAGAGACCATACGGTATGGTTGCAATTCCTGCAGGATCGTTTATTGCAGGTCTAGCAGATCAGGATTTAACTAACACTCCTGAGAAAGCAACATTGAAAACTGTAACTGTTTCTTCTTTCTTCATGGATGAAGCAGAAACTACTAATGCAGAGTACAGGGTATTTATTAATTACGTAAGAGATTCTATTGCTAGAACTTTACTTGCTGAAGCTGCTGGAGAAGGCGGAGAAGGCGGAGGTAAAGGAGCAAGCATAGGGGATTATGCATACCTTGCAAAAAAAGAAGAAAATTTAACTCCATATCAGGAATATTTAGAAGGTCAAGGAGGTAGAGAAGGAGGATATGATGCCACTAAACGTTTGGATTGGAAAATTCCATTGCATTGGAATACTACTAAATACCCAGATGTAGAATACGCTGAAGTATTAGAATCTATGTATTTACCTGCTTCTTCTAGAATTGGAAGTGAAAGAATTCTAGATGTTAGTAAAATGAAATACAATTACCAGTGGGGTGATATGGATGCGGCAATTGCTGATAACGAAAGAGGGGTGAACTACCTTAAGAGTGCAAGTATTGCGATCTATCCTGATACCACAGTTTGGGTGAAAGATTTCCATTTTGCTTATAACGAGCCGTTATTTGAACAGTATTTTTGGCATAAAGCTTATAAAGATTACCCAGTGGTTGGTGTCACTTGGGATCAAGCAAGAGCATATTGTAATTTCAGATCTAAATTGAAAACTGATTACAACGAAAGCTTAAAAAGAAAAAAACAAAGACCATTGACATTCCGTCTTCCAACAGAATTCGAGTGGGAATATGCTGCAAGAGGTGGAATGCAAAATGCAACTTACCCTTGGGGTGGTCCATATTTAATGGATGATAGAGGATGTTACCTGGCTAACTTTAAACCAAAGCGTGGTAACTATATGGAAGACGATAAAAAAGGGACTTATACATATACAGCTCCAGTGAAGAAGTTTAAGAAAAATGGATTTGGATTATTTGATATGGCTGGAAACGTTTCTGAATGGACAGCATCTTCATATAATAATTCTTCATACGGATTCTCTTCTACTTTGAATCCTTCTACTAAAGACAAATCTGATACTAAAAAATCTGTTAGAGGTGGTTCTTGGAAAGATGTAGGCTATATGCTTATGACTGGTGCAAGAGATTGGGAAAGAAAAGATTCAGCTAGAAGTTATATTGGATTTAGAACTGTACAGGATATTCCTGAAGCAGCTGTTAAACCAAGAAGAGTTAACAGATAA
- a CDS encoding FAD-dependent oxidoreductase, with translation MKNIDYIIVGDGYAALFFAHQLIKNNKSFAIFSEGRKSASQVSAGIINPVVLKKFTTFWMAQEQINFLKDTLKEIEVYSGGSYLIDAPIHRIFHDENEQKLWLKKSETEELSSFLNKNFQSLDKVLNPFNTGKVNQSARLDVNGFFTDLFTYYEKKSQLVKEKFDYSKLNTSESIYKNINYKNIVFCEGMGVKENPFFADIPVIPNKGHHIKVQLSEPVPENITIKKKHFLFPTHNGLYFYGGTYDREQLHHYVDDSAVEQLVNGLSNFYPSDFEIKEVNFGFRPTVKDRRPIVGRHPQNKNLYVFNGLGARGILNGCFFSKSLYDFIEENIPLPIEVDLDRFK, from the coding sequence ATGAAAAATATAGATTATATAATTGTAGGAGATGGATATGCCGCACTTTTTTTTGCCCATCAATTAATAAAGAATAATAAATCTTTCGCTATTTTTTCCGAAGGACGAAAAAGTGCCTCACAGGTATCTGCAGGTATTATCAATCCTGTTGTTCTTAAAAAGTTTACAACATTTTGGATGGCCCAGGAGCAGATTAATTTTCTTAAAGATACACTTAAAGAAATTGAAGTCTATTCTGGCGGAAGTTATTTGATTGATGCTCCTATCCACAGGATTTTTCATGATGAAAATGAACAGAAATTATGGCTTAAAAAATCTGAAACTGAAGAACTATCAAGCTTCTTAAATAAGAATTTTCAAAGCTTAGACAAGGTTTTAAATCCTTTCAATACAGGGAAAGTTAACCAGTCTGCAAGATTAGATGTAAATGGTTTTTTTACGGATCTCTTTACTTATTATGAAAAAAAATCCCAATTAGTAAAAGAAAAATTTGACTACAGTAAATTGAATACTTCTGAATCAATTTATAAAAATATAAATTATAAAAATATTGTTTTCTGTGAAGGAATGGGGGTAAAAGAGAATCCATTTTTTGCTGATATTCCTGTAATTCCTAATAAAGGGCACCATATTAAAGTACAACTTTCAGAACCAGTTCCTGAGAATATTACAATCAAGAAAAAGCATTTTTTATTTCCAACTCATAACGGACTGTATTTTTACGGCGGAACTTATGACAGAGAACAGCTTCATCATTATGTTGATGATTCTGCTGTAGAACAATTAGTAAATGGTTTGTCAAACTTTTATCCCAGCGATTTTGAAATTAAAGAAGTTAATTTTGGTTTTAGGCCTACTGTGAAGGATCGAAGACCGATTGTGGGGAGACACCCTCAAAATAAAAACTTATACGTTTTTAACGGCCTTGGAGCGAGAGGAATTTTGAATGGCTGTTTTTTTTCTAAGAGTCTATATGATTTTATTGAAGAAAATATTCCTTTACCAATAGAAGTAGATTTGGATAGATTTAAATAA
- the gldN gene encoding gliding motility protein GldN, with the protein MKKYISSLLVLASGVMFSQTILNASSPEEFRQMRAENKQKVGDTIVDKKVKPLEYGFVDDKDILKSVFVWEIIDMNDKINQPFYYDNPNGLLSTQTRSLYKLLLDGALNGEIKEVYDDENFVTRLTPQQIKDRLVSVRVDDEAVNILNSGRNLTEQEKKELTDVYETTTDKVKVLKIFGMWFIDKRDGQMKYRPLGVAAMGPDPQMIGRLGPDGKPLDGANDLIDLFWVYYPSARDILANNYVFNRKNSSADLSFDDVINARRFSTVIFKSSTGLGDGVIKDYIPKNADEQLEESDRIKSQILEMENDMWNY; encoded by the coding sequence ATGAAAAAATATATTAGCAGTCTTTTAGTTTTAGCTTCTGGAGTTATGTTTTCCCAGACTATTCTAAATGCTTCTTCTCCAGAAGAGTTTAGACAGATGAGGGCTGAAAACAAACAAAAAGTAGGAGACACTATTGTTGATAAGAAAGTTAAACCTTTGGAGTATGGCTTTGTTGATGATAAAGACATTCTTAAAAGTGTTTTTGTTTGGGAGATTATTGATATGAATGATAAAATTAATCAGCCATTCTATTATGATAACCCTAATGGATTATTATCTACACAGACAAGATCTCTTTATAAGCTTTTATTAGACGGTGCCTTAAATGGAGAAATAAAGGAAGTATATGACGATGAGAATTTCGTTACTAGACTTACGCCTCAACAGATAAAAGACAGATTAGTAAGTGTTCGTGTTGATGATGAAGCGGTAAATATTTTAAATAGCGGACGTAATCTAACAGAGCAGGAGAAAAAAGAACTTACTGACGTATATGAAACTACAACTGATAAAGTTAAAGTTTTGAAAATATTCGGAATGTGGTTTATTGATAAGAGAGACGGGCAGATGAAATACAGACCATTAGGAGTAGCTGCTATGGGTCCTGATCCACAGATGATCGGAAGACTTGGTCCTGACGGAAAACCTTTGGACGGTGCTAATGACCTTATCGATCTGTTCTGGGTATATTATCCAAGTGCTAGAGATATCTTAGCTAACAATTATGTTTTCAATAGAAAAAACTCTTCTGCAGATTTATCTTTTGATGATGTTATCAATGCAAGAAGGTTCTCTACTGTTATCTTTAAATCTTCAACAGGTTTAGGAGATGGAGTTATCAAAGACTATATCCCTAAAAATGCTGATGAGCAGTTAGAAGAAAGCGATAGAATTAAATCGCAGATTCTTGAAATGGAAAATGATATGTGGAATTACTAA
- a CDS encoding SemiSWEET transporter, which produces MNENILGIVAGVLTSVSMVPQLIKVLKEKNVDDISWVMLLVLITGVSLWVWYGIIKSEWPIILSNAFSVLMNLSLLVCYMIYKK; this is translated from the coding sequence ATGAATGAAAATATTCTTGGAATTGTTGCAGGTGTGCTTACTTCTGTATCAATGGTTCCTCAGCTTATAAAAGTTTTAAAAGAAAAGAATGTAGATGATATTTCATGGGTAATGCTTTTAGTCCTGATTACAGGCGTTTCTTTATGGGTTTGGTACGGGATTATAAAAAGTGAATGGCCAATTATTTTATCCAATGCCTTTTCTGTATTGATGAATTTAAGCCTGTTGGTCTGCTATATGATCTATAAAAAATAA
- a CDS encoding efflux RND transporter periplasmic adaptor subunit, whose translation MKRVASSIVLSTLLLLIGCNSKKEEKEEAVIYPVTNPVKVDTVINKEYVAQIQSVKNIEVRAQEKGFLQNIYVDEGQYVHAGQTLFRIMPQLYQAELLKAKAEVEQASIELKNASTLASNNIVSKNERAMAKAKLDAANAEMKLAQIHLSFTDIKAPFSGVINRLPLKLGSLVDEGDLLTSLSDNTNMYTYFNVSEPEYLNYQTNAAGRGNQQVALIMANGDSFPQTGEIQTIEGEFDNETGNIAFRAKFPNPDKLLRNGETGKIRMTLPLKNALIIPQKATYEIQDQKYVFVIDKNGTAKSKNIKVAYELPDIYVVASGLSEGDKVLLEGVQKVKDDQKVKVKFQDPKKVLQSLKLKAE comes from the coding sequence ATGAAAAGAGTTGCGTCAAGCATTGTGCTAAGCACCCTCTTGTTGTTGATTGGTTGTAACAGCAAAAAAGAAGAAAAAGAAGAAGCAGTGATTTATCCGGTGACCAATCCCGTAAAGGTGGATACCGTGATCAATAAAGAATATGTTGCTCAAATACAATCTGTGAAAAATATTGAAGTCCGTGCGCAAGAAAAAGGATTTCTCCAAAACATTTATGTTGACGAGGGCCAGTATGTTCATGCCGGACAGACTTTATTTCGAATTATGCCCCAGCTTTATCAGGCTGAATTATTAAAAGCCAAAGCTGAAGTAGAGCAGGCTTCGATAGAACTGAAAAATGCCAGTACATTGGCAAGCAATAATATTGTTTCTAAAAATGAAAGAGCCATGGCTAAAGCTAAACTTGATGCTGCAAATGCAGAAATGAAGCTCGCTCAGATCCATCTTTCTTTTACAGACATCAAAGCACCGTTTTCAGGAGTGATTAACAGGCTTCCTTTGAAATTAGGAAGTTTAGTAGATGAAGGAGATCTGTTGACATCACTGTCAGACAACACCAATATGTATACTTATTTTAATGTTTCTGAACCTGAATATCTAAACTATCAGACGAATGCAGCAGGCAGAGGAAACCAGCAGGTTGCATTAATTATGGCGAATGGCGACTCATTTCCTCAGACAGGAGAGATCCAGACCATCGAAGGAGAATTTGATAACGAAACGGGAAATATTGCTTTCAGAGCGAAATTTCCAAACCCGGATAAACTGTTGAGAAATGGGGAAACCGGAAAAATAAGAATGACACTTCCTCTTAAAAATGCATTGATCATTCCACAGAAAGCAACTTACGAAATACAGGATCAGAAATATGTTTTCGTTATTGATAAAAATGGAACGGCTAAATCTAAAAATATTAAAGTGGCTTATGAACTTCCCGATATCTATGTAGTGGCATCTGGATTATCAGAAGGAGATAAAGTTCTTTTAGAGGGAGTTCAAAAAGTAAAAGACGACCAAAAAGTGAAAGTGAAGTTCCAGGATCCTAAAAAAGTTCTTCAATCATTGAAATTAAAAGCAGAGTAG
- the gldL gene encoding gliding motility protein GldL, with protein MFKTKDAWMNFFYSFGAAIVILGAWLKITHITLGPINGNIALTVGLITEAIIFIIFAFDPPKSEESYAWENVYPELLDKHANPNPLHSNVSKSLNAQQQFAELENTLSSKLDKMLVDAKLDVQLFERLRTGIDKFSNSVDQINQTVDVSASTHKYNDQLNKAAQHMESMNALYALQLENGQKQSDFAKKYVEDMQKSAEHSEKFNTELQGLTSNLNSLNRVYGGMLTAMKS; from the coding sequence ATGTTTAAGACTAAAGATGCTTGGATGAACTTCTTTTATTCATTCGGTGCTGCAATTGTAATTCTTGGAGCTTGGCTTAAAATTACTCACATTACTTTGGGACCAATTAATGGTAACATAGCTCTTACTGTAGGGCTTATTACTGAAGCAATTATTTTCATCATTTTCGCTTTCGACCCTCCAAAATCAGAAGAGTCTTATGCTTGGGAAAACGTATATCCTGAATTATTAGATAAACACGCAAACCCAAACCCTTTACATTCTAATGTATCTAAAAGTTTAAATGCACAACAGCAGTTTGCTGAATTAGAAAATACTCTTTCATCTAAATTAGATAAGATGTTGGTAGATGCAAAATTAGATGTTCAATTATTTGAAAGATTAAGAACAGGGATTGATAAATTTTCAAACTCTGTAGATCAAATCAATCAGACTGTTGACGTTTCTGCTTCTACTCATAAATATAATGACCAATTAAACAAAGCTGCTCAGCACATGGAAAGTATGAATGCTTTATATGCACTGCAGTTGGAAAATGGTCAAAAGCAATCAGATTTTGCTAAAAAATATGTTGAAGACATGCAAAAATCTGCTGAACATTCTGAAAAATTCAATACAGAGTTACAAGGTTTAACATCTAACCTTAACAGCTTGAATAGAGTTTATGGTGGTATGTTAACTGCAATGAAGTCTTAA
- a CDS encoding GldM family protein, which yields MAQGKQTPRQKMINLMYLVFIAMMALNIDAEIIRSYYDSTKALNETRTLTEKKNEKIFEKTLEAKAQQVPDTYATPWEQYKVLKVKVDALVNAAQEIKVSLKKQSEFHDKDPKTGKDIDVSENFAALNNNEATMTYFFKDGDENSPTKGALALKAKMDDVRNYITATFGKNDQLKDLVDRANKSIIADYPQGKSPNGKTWFQNKFYHQPLIAAMSNLEIIQNDARNVQSDALALLLQEKVDASIKFNNYEAIVSAPTDVQSGKKAEAVVMLGTYSNSNKISISGVSRQENGKGYLPLNTGGLGEHKISGNIILTDATGVAQNYPFTHTYNVIAGPREVKLEKGLLLSADKMNVMYRNLDNPVSGSILGADNSKLSLSAPGASVKSTGPGKWDVRPGAGTVLKLTLSGIDPYGKSVSQVFEYRIKNVPPPQGQIRGKNVLTMPASSVENQNIQAVIPDFDFPVTFNVTQFMVRVPGRASLLIQGNSLQGAAGLFKNLRPGDGVYIFEIKATANGLGDAKIPNISPVLINIQ from the coding sequence ATGGCACAAGGAAAACAGACTCCACGTCAGAAGATGATCAACCTTATGTATTTGGTGTTCATCGCTATGATGGCCCTAAATATTGATGCAGAAATCATCAGATCATACTACGACTCTACGAAAGCACTTAATGAAACAAGAACTTTAACTGAAAAGAAAAACGAAAAGATTTTCGAAAAAACCCTAGAAGCGAAAGCTCAGCAGGTACCAGATACTTATGCTACACCTTGGGAGCAGTATAAAGTGTTGAAAGTTAAGGTTGATGCATTAGTAAATGCAGCTCAAGAGATTAAAGTTAGTCTTAAAAAACAATCAGAATTTCACGATAAAGATCCTAAAACAGGAAAAGATATTGATGTAAGTGAAAACTTTGCAGCGCTTAATAATAATGAAGCGACAATGACTTACTTCTTTAAAGATGGAGATGAAAATTCTCCTACAAAAGGAGCTTTAGCATTGAAAGCTAAAATGGATGATGTAAGAAATTATATTACTGCAACGTTTGGAAAAAATGATCAACTTAAGGATTTAGTGGATAGAGCTAATAAATCTATCATAGCTGACTATCCTCAAGGGAAATCTCCCAATGGTAAAACATGGTTTCAGAATAAATTTTATCATCAGCCGCTTATTGCTGCAATGTCAAATCTTGAGATCATTCAGAATGATGCAAGAAATGTACAGTCTGATGCATTAGCTTTATTACTTCAAGAAAAAGTGGATGCAAGTATCAAGTTTAATAACTATGAAGCAATTGTATCAGCTCCTACAGATGTTCAGTCTGGTAAAAAAGCTGAGGCTGTTGTAATGCTTGGGACATATTCTAATAGTAATAAGATTAGTATCAGTGGAGTAAGCAGACAGGAAAATGGTAAAGGATATCTGCCATTAAATACTGGAGGACTTGGAGAACATAAGATTAGCGGTAATATAATATTAACAGATGCAACAGGTGTAGCTCAAAACTATCCTTTCACACATACTTATAATGTGATCGCGGGACCAAGAGAAGTTAAACTTGAAAAAGGTTTATTATTATCTGCTGATAAGATGAATGTTATGTATAGAAACTTAGACAACCCTGTTTCTGGTTCTATATTAGGTGCTGATAATTCTAAATTATCATTATCTGCCCCTGGAGCTTCTGTAAAAAGTACTGGACCTGGTAAATGGGATGTTAGACCTGGTGCAGGAACTGTATTAAAACTTACACTTTCAGGAATTGATCCTTATGGTAAGTCTGTATCTCAGGTATTTGAATATAGAATTAAGAATGTACCTCCTCCTCAAGGACAAATCAGAGGTAAGAATGTTTTAACTATGCCTGCGTCATCAGTTGAAAATCAAAATATTCAAGCGGTAATACCTGACTTTGATTTCCCTGTAACATTTAATGTTACGCAGTTTATGGTAAGAGTTCCTGGTAGAGCATCATTGCTTATTCAAGGTAATTCATTACAAGGAGCTGCTGGATTATTTAAAAATCTAAGACCTGGAGATGGTGTTTATATATTTGAAATAAAAGCGACGGCTAATGGATTAGGAGATGCGAAAATTCCAAATATTTCACCAGTATTAATTAATATCCAATAA
- a CDS encoding META domain-containing protein, with amino-acid sequence MKNLYSYLAAFIFSIFLISCNSMSNPPAQSSKDITGKTWKLIEINGQPIKLKNPKNNPYFSLDKAAMRYSGNGGCNGIGGSFEITPDVMRIKFDQGMSTMIACEDLETEQLFTKALLAADNYSVNGNTLSLNKARMAPLAKFVLQK; translated from the coding sequence ATGAAAAACTTATACAGTTACCTAGCCGCATTTATTTTCAGTATTTTCCTAATTTCTTGTAATAGTATGTCAAATCCACCAGCTCAATCATCTAAAGATATTACTGGGAAAACTTGGAAACTTATAGAAATTAACGGACAGCCTATCAAGCTTAAAAATCCAAAGAATAATCCTTACTTTTCTTTGGATAAAGCGGCGATGAGATATTCCGGAAATGGAGGATGCAACGGAATAGGAGGATCATTTGAAATCACTCCAGATGTGATGCGCATAAAATTTGACCAGGGAATGTCCACCATGATTGCCTGCGAAGATCTGGAAACTGAACAATTATTTACTAAAGCACTGCTTGCGGCAGACAATTATTCAGTGAACGGTAATACATTATCGCTTAACAAAGCAAGAATGGCACCTTTAGCAAAATTTGTACTGCAAAAGTAA